The genomic DNA CATGCTTACATCAGAAGAAAAAAAGCAATACAATCGTCATTTAATTTTAAATGAAATAGGAAGGGAAGGGCAATTGAAACTAAAACAAGCCAAAGTTTTGGTTATTGGAGCTGGCGGATTAGGTTGCCCTGTTTTACAATATTTAACTGCTGCAGGTGTTGGTATAATCGGTATTATTGATGATGATGTTGTAGATCAAAGTAATTTGCAACGTCAGATTTTATATACGGTTGACGATATTGGTTTGTCAAAAGCTAAAACTGCTGCAAAGCGATTGTCGAGATTAAATCCGTTTGTGAATTTTAAGGTGTATCAAGAGAAGTTAACCAAAGAAAATGCCATTTTAGTATTCAGTAATTACGATATTATTGTAGACGGAAGCGATAATTTTTCTACGCGTTATTTAGCAAACGATGCGGCTGTTATTACGAATAAACCTTTAGTGTACGGAGCCATTTTTAAGTTTGAAGGTCAGGTAAGTGTGTTTAATTATAAAGGAAGTGGCACGTATAGATGTTTGTATCCAACGCCACCAAAACCGAACGAATCTCCTAATTGTTCAGAAATAGGCGTTTTAGGCGTGTTACCCGGAATTATAGGAAGTTTACAAGCCAATGAGACTATTAAGATTATTTGTGGAATAGGAGCCGTTTTAGCCAATAAATTATTGATGTATGATTCTTTACAAATGAATCAAACAGTATTGAAATATGAAAAAGATATTAAATTAGAAATTAATTCTTTAGAAACGGATTATGATTTTTTCTGTGGAATTTTATCCAAAGAAGAAATTTCTTTAGAAGAACTCCAAAAAAATAAAGAAAAATATAATTTATTAGATGTGCGAGAAATTTGGGAAAGAGAAGAATACCATATTGGAGGGCAACATATTCCTTTAGGCGAGTTATTAAAACGTATAGATGAGGTTCATCAAAATAAAAATTTGGTAGTGTATTGTAAATCTGGTATCCGAAGTAAAAAGGCGATTGATATTTTGGTTGAAAACAATTATAACTTTAAAATATTGAATTTAAAAGGAGGTTGTTTTTAATTGAATTCCGAAAAAAAATAATTATTTTATATAATTTTAAGTCTTAGATAGTTAAACTTTTTTAGATTG from Polaribacter sp. ALD11 includes the following:
- the moeB gene encoding molybdopterin-synthase adenylyltransferase MoeB, translating into MMLTSEEKKQYNRHLILNEIGREGQLKLKQAKVLVIGAGGLGCPVLQYLTAAGVGIIGIIDDDVVDQSNLQRQILYTVDDIGLSKAKTAAKRLSRLNPFVNFKVYQEKLTKENAILVFSNYDIIVDGSDNFSTRYLANDAAVITNKPLVYGAIFKFEGQVSVFNYKGSGTYRCLYPTPPKPNESPNCSEIGVLGVLPGIIGSLQANETIKIICGIGAVLANKLLMYDSLQMNQTVLKYEKDIKLEINSLETDYDFFCGILSKEEISLEELQKNKEKYNLLDVREIWEREEYHIGGQHIPLGELLKRIDEVHQNKNLVVYCKSGIRSKKAIDILVENNYNFKILNLKGGCF